CTCATACACTTTATCCAAAGCCGGACGGTCGAGCTCATAGCCCAAACGCTCCAAATGATGCTTTAAGGCATGGCGACCGCTGCGCGCGGTCAGCACAATATCCGCAGAGCCTACACCCACGTCTTCCGGTTTGATGATCTCGTAATTCTCACGGTGCTTTAAAAAGCCATCCTGATGGATGCCAGAGCTATGCGCAAAGGCATTCTGCCCTACAATAGCCTTGTTAGGCTGTACCGGCATGCGCATCATACTGCTCACCATGTCGCTAATCCTTCTAAAGTGTTTGCTATTGATGTTGGTATGCAGTCCAAGGTCATGATGCGTCTTCAAAATCATCGTCACTTCCTCCAAAGCCGTATTCCCGGCGCGCTCGCCAATACCGTTTATGGTACATTCCACCTGGCGTGCACCGTTAATAATGCCAGATAGGCTGTTGGCCGTAGCCAAACCAAGGTCGTTGTGGCAATGCACCGAGATAATCGCCTGATCGATGTTCTTCACATTTTCTTTCAGGAAGCGGATCTTAGAGCCGTACAGTTCCGGTAAGCAATAGCCATTCGTATCCGGAATGTTAACCACCGTAGCACCGGCAGCAATCACCGCCTCGATCATCTGTGCAAGGAATACATTGTCGGCGCGACCAGCATCCTCTGCATAGAATTCAATATCCTCTACAAACTGCTTGGCATATTTAACCGCCTCCACGCCGCGCTCCAGGATCTGCTCGCGAGTACTGTTAAACTTGTATTTGATGTGCATGTCCGAAGAACCTATACCCGTATGTATACGCGGGCGCTTAGCATACTTCAGTGCAGCAACTGCCGAATCAATATCACCCTTGTTGGCGCGGGTAAGCGCACAGATGATCGGTTCAGAAACCGCTTTCGACAGTTCAACCACGCTCTGGAAGTCGCCCGGACTCGATATCGGGAACCCCGCTTCAATAACATCTACGCCCAGTGCCTCAAGCTCCCTGGCAATTTCAATCTTTTCAGGCGTGGCCAACTGGCAGCCAGGTACTTGCTCACCATCGCGAAGGGTGGTGTCAAAAACATAAACTCTATTCGGATCGTGTAACATCATTCTTAAGGTTTAGTTGCTGTAAGCATTTTGTGTAACAAATTTCAATACAAGTTTTCCCATCTCCGCAGTGCCAAGCACATGGTAAGGGCTCGTTGCGCCATCGGCAATATCATTGGTACGGTAACCTTCTTTCAACACACGGTCAACCGCCGCGATCACCACCTTAGCTTCCTCTTTCATACCAAATCCAATTTCCAGCATCAGGGATACCGACAGGATAGAGGCCAGCGGATTGGCCAGGTTCTTTCCGGCGATATCGTGTGCCGAACCATGGATAGGCTCGAAGAATCCGGTGCCATCGCCTACAGAGGCAGAGGCCAGCATACCCATAGAACCTGCAATCTGCGAAGCCTCGTCGGTCAGGATATCACCAAACAGATTGGCGGTAAGCACCACATCAAAACGTTTAGGGTCTTTGATGAGCTGCATTGCGGCGTTGTCGATAAACATATGTTCAGTTTCCACCTCCGGATATTCTTTGGCAATAGTCTGAACTGTTTCCCGCCATAGACGCGAGCTTTCCAAAACATTTGCTTTATCTACCGAGCACAAACGCTTGCTTCGCTGCATGGCAGCTTCAAAAGCCTTGCGTGCAATACGCTCCACCTCATAGCGGTGATAGATCATAAGGTCGGACGCCGTGTTGCGGTCTTCCGACCTTGTCTTTTCCCCGAAGTACACATCGCCCGTCAGCTCCCGGAAAAACAGGATGTCTGTTCCTTTCAGGATCGCTGGTTTAATGCTCGAAGCGTTCAGCAGCTCGTCGAACAGCAGGATAGGGCGTAAGTTGGCGTACAAGCCAAGCTCCTTACGGATCTTAAGCAAGCCCTGCTCCGGGCGCACCTTCAGCGAAGGATCATTATCGTACATCGCATGGCCTACAGCGCCAAATAAAATGGCATCGCTCTGCTTTGCCTTCTCAAGCGTTTCGTCGGGCAGCGGATTGCCGGTTGCTTCAATGGCGGCGTGACCCATCAGGGCCTCGTCAAAGCTGAATTCGTGACCGAAATCAGCAGCTATTTGTTCCAGGATAGCCTTACCCCAGGTGGTTACTTCCGGACCAATTCCGTCACCGGGTATTACTAAAATGTTCTTCTTCATATATCTTCATTTATGCACCCACAGGTGCCAATAAGTTTCCAACGGATTTTACTGCTCCGTTTTCCAATACAATTCGTTTTTCTATGCAGGCGGGCAAGTGCGACTCAAAATGGCCTACATAAATTAATGTGGTGCCATGATCGCACAGGGCGTCGACAAGTTTGTTAAAATAAGCCGTTTGCTGACTGTCCAGACCCTGACAGGGCTCATCCAGGATCAGCAGTTCCGGATTTTTGATCACCGTCCGGGCCAGCAGCGCCAAACGCTGTGTTCCCAAGGGCAGTTCGGCCAGCAGGGTATGCTTATGTTCCAGTATTCCGAAAAATCGCATCAGCTCGTCGGCCTGCGCAAGCTTGCTCGTACCGGGTGTGCAAAACAGGCCTGAACTGTCATAAAAGCCCGAAACCACGCTCTGCCCCAAGGTAGACGATCCGTCAAAATACCAATGCAGTTCAGGGGATATCAGCCCGATACGCTGCTTAATGTCCCATATACTCTCACCGCTACCACGCTTATGCCCAAAAAGATACAGGTTGTTGGCATAAGCCTGCGGGTGGTCGCCGCAAATCAGGCTCAGCAAAGTCGACTTCCCGGAACCATTCGGGCCCTGCAACAGCCACTTTTCGCCGGCTTTCACCTCCCAGCTGATGTCTTTCAACACCTGTTTATCCCCGTAGGAAATATTAACCCCCGTCATTTTAATCATGAACTCAGGGGTCATTTTACTGGGTGATACCCGCAGGAAGTCTGGAAGCCGACCAATATCATGGTTCACCTGCCCGGCAGATTCCCGGGCCTCATGCTCAGAAATCTCCGCAATGCTCCCTCCATCAATCTCCGCAAAGCGATTGATGCAGGAAGGCCATTCCAGATCGTTACCAAATAGGACCAGTTGCGTACCCTTTGCCGCCATATCGTCAAGCAAAGCATTCAGGTTGCGCCTTGACTGCTTGTCCAGCCCGTTATACGGCTGGTCGAGCACCAGCAACTGAGGCTTAAGCCAAAGGGCTTTAATCAGCTGCAGTTTCTTATGCTCACCGCTCGAAAGCTGGATCAAGGTCGACCCCCTCAGCGCCTCATAGTTCAGCGCCCGCAAAATCGGGTCTGCATCGCTCAGTTTCAGCTGATGTACGGCCGCAAAATTTTCCAACTCAGCCCGAATGGTTGAAGTTGTTTCCGTGGCCTGACGGTTATACCGCTGCTGGTAATAAAAATTAGATTGTCCTTCCAGGTCTTTAAACTGGTACCAGTTGGCCACATAGTAAGCTTTGGCAGGCAGCGCAGAAGTGTCGTCATAATGCCGTTCCACCGAACCGGTGAAAGGAAGGAGACCCGCAATAGCTTTCGCCAAAGAAGTCTTTCCGCTGCCGCTAGCGCCGCGTACCAGCCAGTGCTCGCCCCGCCGTATCGTCCAGGTCAAATCCCGAAACACCGGTTTTCTGCCGTGTCTCAGGTTAAGATGGGTGATATGGACGAAAGGCTCTGTCACGCTAATACCCTGTTTTTCTCAAAACCTTCAATCAGATCCTTTTGCGCCAGTATAAAATCAATGTCGTCATAACCATTAATGAGACAAGATTTTTTATAGGCATTGATCTCAAAGCCAGTCTGCTCCCCGGTGTCAACAATCGTCACCGTCTGAGCCTCCAGGTTCACATCCAGTTGCGCATCATGGTTCTTGCTCACCGCAGTAAAGATCGCGGCCAGGAATTCATCGCTTACCTGGATAGGCAGTAAGCCGTTATTCAGCGCGTTACCCTTAAAGATATCAGCAAAAAAGCTGCTGATCACCACGTCAAAACCAGCATCCTGGATGGCCCATGCCGCGTGTTCGCGACTACTGCCGCAACCGAAGTTCTTTCCGGCCACCAGTATTCTTCCGCTGTACTGCGGATCATTCAGCACAAAGTCAGGCTTCGGTGTATTATCAGCGTTATACCTCCAGTCGCGGAACAGGTTCTGTCCGAATCCCTCACGGGTAGTCGCTTTCAGAAACCTCGCCGGAATAATCTGGTCGGTATCAATATTCTCAATGCTCAAAGGCACTACGGGCGATATCAATCGTTCAAATTTTTTCATATCAATCTAAGCCTCCGTTAAAAATTCCCTAACATCCGTAATTCTGCCTGTTACAGCAGCGGCGGCAGCAGTAAGCGGACTTACCAGCAGCGTCCGTGCATCCGGTCCCTGGCGTCCTTCAAAGTTCCTGTTAGAGGTCGACACACAGTATTTACCTGCCGGGATCTTATCTTCATTCATACCCAGACAAGCACTGCAGCCCGGTTCGCGCAACTGGAACCCGGCAGCTTCAAAGATCTTATCCAGGCCTTCATTCTTCGCCTGCTGCTCCACTTGTTTAGAACCCGGAACAATCCATACCGTTACGTTTT
This region of Pedobacter faecalis genomic DNA includes:
- the leuB gene encoding 3-isopropylmalate dehydrogenase, whose translation is MKKNILVIPGDGIGPEVTTWGKAILEQIAADFGHEFSFDEALMGHAAIEATGNPLPDETLEKAKQSDAILFGAVGHAMYDNDPSLKVRPEQGLLKIRKELGLYANLRPILLFDELLNASSIKPAILKGTDILFFRELTGDVYFGEKTRSEDRNTASDLMIYHRYEVERIARKAFEAAMQRSKRLCSVDKANVLESSRLWRETVQTIAKEYPEVETEHMFIDNAAMQLIKDPKRFDVVLTANLFGDILTDEASQIAGSMGMLASASVGDGTGFFEPIHGSAHDIAGKNLANPLASILSVSLMLEIGFGMKEEAKVVIAAVDRVLKEGYRTNDIADGATSPYHVLGTAEMGKLVLKFVTQNAYSN
- a CDS encoding 2-isopropylmalate synthase, coding for MMLHDPNRVYVFDTTLRDGEQVPGCQLATPEKIEIARELEALGVDVIEAGFPISSPGDFQSVVELSKAVSEPIICALTRANKGDIDSAVAALKYAKRPRIHTGIGSSDMHIKYKFNSTREQILERGVEAVKYAKQFVEDIEFYAEDAGRADNVFLAQMIEAVIAAGATVVNIPDTNGYCLPELYGSKIRFLKENVKNIDQAIISVHCHNDLGLATANSLSGIINGARQVECTINGIGERAGNTALEEVTMILKTHHDLGLHTNINSKHFRRISDMVSSMMRMPVQPNKAIVGQNAFAHSSGIHQDGFLKHRENYEIIKPEDVGVGSADIVLTARSGRHALKHHLERLGYELDRPALDKVYERFLVLADAKGQINDEDVHSLAATLEKSQA
- the leuD gene encoding 3-isopropylmalate dehydratase small subunit translates to MKKFERLISPVVPLSIENIDTDQIIPARFLKATTREGFGQNLFRDWRYNADNTPKPDFVLNDPQYSGRILVAGKNFGCGSSREHAAWAIQDAGFDVVISSFFADIFKGNALNNGLLPIQVSDEFLAAIFTAVSKNHDAQLDVNLEAQTVTIVDTGEQTGFEINAYKKSCLINGYDDIDFILAQKDLIEGFEKNRVLA
- a CDS encoding ATP-binding cassette domain-containing protein gives rise to the protein MTEPFVHITHLNLRHGRKPVFRDLTWTIRRGEHWLVRGASGSGKTSLAKAIAGLLPFTGSVERHYDDTSALPAKAYYVANWYQFKDLEGQSNFYYQQRYNRQATETTSTIRAELENFAAVHQLKLSDADPILRALNYEALRGSTLIQLSSGEHKKLQLIKALWLKPQLLVLDQPYNGLDKQSRRNLNALLDDMAAKGTQLVLFGNDLEWPSCINRFAEIDGGSIAEISEHEARESAGQVNHDIGRLPDFLRVSPSKMTPEFMIKMTGVNISYGDKQVLKDISWEVKAGEKWLLQGPNGSGKSTLLSLICGDHPQAYANNLYLFGHKRGSGESIWDIKQRIGLISPELHWYFDGSSTLGQSVVSGFYDSSGLFCTPGTSKLAQADELMRFFGILEHKHTLLAELPLGTQRLALLARTVIKNPELLILDEPCQGLDSQQTAYFNKLVDALCDHGTTLIYVGHFESHLPACIEKRIVLENGAVKSVGNLLAPVGA